In Candidatus Pantoea floridensis, the genomic window CTGCGCCCGTAAATGACGCAGTTTGCGTGCCACCATCTCACCGTCTTCAATCAGGCTGCGTTCGGTCAGCTCCAGCGTAATGCATAGCTGTTTATGTTTGATGCGCGCCGCAAACTGTTCAATATCAGTGATAAAGTCTGGATGCTGCAAATGTTCAGCGGCCAGATTTAGCCCAATATGGAAGCCGGCATCCACCTGCCAGCTCTGAATATCTTCCGCCATCAGATCCAGCAGGTGCTGCGTCAACGGCACAATCATCCCTTCGGCTTCGGCGGCGCTGATAAAAATATCGGGGCGAATCATCTCACCGTTCGGCAGCTGCCAACGCAACAGCGCCTCCGCACCGGCACATGCCTGAAATTTATTGCTGTAGACCGGTTGATAATGCACCGAAAACTGGCGGCCACGAATGGCACGGCGAATCTCGTCACGCCATGAAATACGCCGACGCAGCCAGTTGGCTGTCAGGATCATCAGCAGAATCGAGAAAATTGCCGCCATGGGCAGGAAGATAAACAGCGCCTGGCGCCAGGCTTTAAGCAGCTCGGAAGCGGGCACCGTAACGTTGACGCTGATGGGATAGCGGCTGGATTCGGTCTGATAAGATTCGCTTTTCAGATACAACTCGGGGGACGTGTCGCTGGGCCCGCTGCCGATCACCGCGCCGCCGCTAAATTGCAGGCTCATTTGATAACCCCGCGATTCACCGATAGCGTGCATGAAATCCATCAAATACTGGCCGTCAATCACCGCCCAAAAACCGCTGGTATCAGGAAGCTGCCGCACAAAAACCACGGCGGGACGCGTGGGCACACCCACCGTGCCGCGCACCGAAACGCTCCACCAGGCTTTGCCGGTAATCGGCGGCGGCTGCATCATCATTTCGGCCAGCGTGCCGTGGGCCAGACCGAACGCGGAGGAACAGCTGATGTCGTCGCCATTCAGCATGCCGATGGAGCGAAAATAGGGGTTGAGCGTGCCGGCGCGCTGCAGCTTATCCTGAATCTGCGCGCAGGGCTGATTGTGGTACTGGCGCAGCTCGGTGATCATATCCCAGGCGTTGTCGCTCATCTTTTCAGCCTGCGTCAACAAGGTGTTGGCCGTTGAAATCTGCTGCTGACTGACCGTGTGGCGCGCTTCGATTGCGGTGCAAAGGATGCCGAGCACCAGCGGTAATAACCCGGCGCAGACAATTAATAGCCAGCCAAAATCGCGATGTCGTTTTTGCGGAAGCACCAGACATTCCTCGGTCGGTTAAAGCAGTTAAAAGCAGGCAAACAGCGGCGTCAGCAGCATACCACTTTCATCGGGCGCTGCATGTTAGCGATTTAAGAATTAACCGATCTGATACAGGTCAATGATCAATCCCGCTTTGCGTTTAATGATCATCTTTTGCCGCTGTTGGCATGTCCCAGCGGCA contains:
- a CDS encoding EAL domain-containing protein: MLPQKRHRDFGWLLIVCAGLLPLVLGILCTAIEARHTVSQQQISTANTLLTQAEKMSDNAWDMITELRQYHNQPCAQIQDKLQRAGTLNPYFRSIGMLNGDDISCSSAFGLAHGTLAEMMMQPPPITGKAWWSVSVRGTVGVPTRPAVVFVRQLPDTSGFWAVIDGQYLMDFMHAIGESRGYQMSLQFSGGAVIGSGPSDTSPELYLKSESYQTESSRYPISVNVTVPASELLKAWRQALFIFLPMAAIFSILLMILTANWLRRRISWRDEIRRAIRGRQFSVHYQPVYSNKFQACAGAEALLRWQLPNGEMIRPDIFISAAEAEGMIVPLTQHLLDLMAEDIQSWQVDAGFHIGLNLAAEHLQHPDFITDIEQFAARIKHKQLCITLELTERSLIEDGEMVARKLRHLRAQGMKVAIDDFGTGHCSLTYLLTFPLDYLKIDRGFINAIEGLDVETPVLDAIINLCHKLELDVLGEGVETATQFAYLQQRGVIFIQGYYYARPMDNDQLRAWLSEQGHKPLLVEEHHEPELHHS